One genomic region from Candidatus Zixiibacteriota bacterium encodes:
- a CDS encoding ABC transporter permease, translated as MSFSRIYALTRKEVIQIMRDPRSLALAFVLPMILLFLFGYAITLDVKNIPFAVLDYDNSSLSRGLVRDFVSSGYFDHRYSLERQEQIDSLIELGEIRIALVLPSDLTEKIKQGKTAAVQVITDGADANTANIA; from the coding sequence ATGAGCTTCAGCAGGATTTACGCCCTGACCCGCAAAGAGGTCATACAGATCATGCGCGACCCGAGATCTCTGGCGCTGGCGTTTGTACTGCCGATGATACTCCTGTTTTTGTTCGGTTACGCTATCACGCTCGATGTCAAGAACATTCCCTTTGCGGTTCTGGATTATGACAACTCGAGCCTGAGCAGGGGGCTGGTTCGTGACTTCGTCTCCAGCGGATATTTCGACCACCGCTACAGTTTAGAACGCCAGGAACAGATCGACAGCCTTATCGAACTGGGCGAAATCCGCATCGCGTTGGTACTTCCTTCAGACCTGACAGAAAAGATCAAGCAGGGCAAAACCGCCGCAGTCCAGGTTATTACAGACGGCGCGGATGCCAACACCGCCAATATCGC
- a CDS encoding ATP-binding cassette domain-containing protein yields MNEYALKIENLTRRFGDFTAVDQISLEVKSGEVFAFLGPNGAGKSTTIKMMAGLLRPSSGSGKVGGFDIYREAEKIKLNIGYMSQKFSLYNDLTPSENISFFGGIYGVSEKHLAEKTAVLFDTTPIGRIRSEVTASLPLGLKQRLALECAMLHDPPILFLDEPTAGVDPMARRGFWDIIYSASQRGTTVFLTTHYMDEAEHADRVAMIFSGQLRAVGTPRDLKNDFAGGKIYQFKTDDLLNTLQVLQGKAEVREATVFGSALHITLDENSDLDSARRFLENCEIVFEHLEEARPSLEDVFINLTGEEA; encoded by the coding sequence ATGAATGAATACGCTCTGAAAATCGAAAACCTGACTCGCCGCTTCGGAGATTTTACGGCGGTCGACCAGATCAGTCTCGAGGTAAAAAGCGGGGAGGTCTTTGCGTTTCTGGGTCCTAACGGTGCCGGTAAATCGACCACGATCAAGATGATGGCCGGCCTTCTGCGTCCCTCATCCGGTTCGGGCAAAGTGGGTGGTTTCGATATTTACCGTGAAGCAGAGAAGATCAAACTCAATATCGGTTACATGTCACAGAAATTCTCACTATATAATGATCTGACCCCGTCCGAAAACATCAGCTTCTTCGGTGGTATCTACGGCGTTTCGGAAAAACACCTGGCGGAAAAGACCGCAGTCCTGTTCGATACCACTCCAATCGGGCGCATTCGCAGTGAAGTTACAGCCTCCCTTCCGTTGGGGCTGAAGCAGAGACTTGCGCTGGAATGCGCAATGCTCCACGATCCGCCGATTTTATTTCTGGATGAACCCACAGCGGGAGTGGATCCTATGGCACGGCGGGGCTTCTGGGATATTATTTACAGCGCATCACAGCGGGGCACAACCGTCTTCTTAACCACTCATTACATGGACGAAGCCGAACATGCCGACCGGGTGGCGATGATATTCTCCGGGCAGTTGCGGGCGGTCGGAACGCCCCGGGATCTCAAAAACGATTTCGCCGGTGGTAAAATCTACCAGTTCAAAACCGATGACCTGCTGAACACGCTCCAGGTACTTCAAGGTAAAGCTGAAGTTCGAGAAGCAACTGTATTCGGGAGCGCGCTTCATATCACACTCGATGAAAACAGCGACCTCGATTCCGCCCGGAGATTTCTCGAAAACTGCGAGATCGTGTTCGAGCACCTGGAAGAGGCCCGTCCTTCGCTCGAGGATGTTTTCATTAACCTGACCGGGGAGGAAGCCTGA
- a CDS encoding ATP-binding cassette domain-containing protein, giving the protein MFIVVGPDGAGKTTLLRILAGIMPFESGQVRFLDCEIDREAELAKPHLGYMPQKFGLYEDLTVQENLDFFYSLYRLPGKDKASILKRMYEFSGLERFSRRLAGKLSGGMKQKLGLACALLHRPRVLLLDEPTNGVDPYSRRTFWNILSDFKQQGVTIVVATPFMDEAERGDRVLLLNEGRMLACDKPDDIKALWKGSLYEIYSPNSRRAKELLKQNHLVRSAVMFGNKLHVSPAGDNGIDKIIHELQKEDLVSGQPNRIEPELEDLFIHLVSNE; this is encoded by the coding sequence ATGTTTATCGTGGTCGGACCCGACGGTGCCGGCAAGACCACCCTGCTTCGGATACTGGCGGGAATCATGCCGTTCGAATCCGGTCAGGTCAGATTTCTGGATTGCGAAATCGATCGTGAAGCTGAACTGGCCAAACCTCACCTCGGATATATGCCCCAGAAATTCGGCCTCTACGAGGACTTAACCGTTCAGGAAAACCTCGACTTTTTCTACAGTCTCTATCGTCTTCCGGGCAAAGACAAAGCCTCAATTTTGAAAAGAATGTACGAATTCTCCGGCCTGGAAAGGTTTTCGCGACGCCTTGCCGGCAAGCTGTCCGGCGGCATGAAACAAAAACTGGGCCTGGCCTGCGCCCTGCTTCATCGACCCAGGGTTTTGCTTCTGGATGAGCCTACCAACGGTGTCGACCCGTATTCACGCCGGACTTTCTGGAATATTCTCTCCGATTTCAAACAACAGGGTGTCACTATCGTGGTGGCCACACCGTTTATGGACGAGGCCGAACGGGGTGATCGCGTACTGCTTTTGAACGAGGGACGGATGCTGGCCTGCGACAAACCCGACGATATTAAAGCCCTGTGGAAGGGTAGCCTTTACGAGATTTACAGCCCGAACAGCAGGAGAGCTAAAGAGCTTCTAAAACAGAATCATCTGGTGCGCTCTGCAGTGATGTTCGGCAACAAACTGCATGTCTCACCTGCCGGAGATAATGGTATAGATAAGATAATACATGAATTGCAGAAAGAAGACCTTGTCAGCGGTCAGCCCAACCGGATCGAACCGGAACTCGAGGATCTCTTCATCCACCTGGTTAGTAATGAATGA